GCTCGGCGACGTTGTCGATGATGGACGCAGGCGTGCCACTTCAGCAACCGGTCGCCGGGATTTCCATCGGAATCGTGATGGAGAGTGAATCGAAATACACTCTGCTCACCGACATTATGGGTGATGAAGACCATTACGGCGATATGGACTTCAAAGTCGCCGGAACGCAACGCGGAATCACCGGTATTCAGCTCGACCTCAAGAATTCAGGGATCACCGAGGAAATCGTCCGAGCGACGTTGACGCAGGCTCGACAAGCCCGAATTCAACTGCTCAAGACAATGCTGACGACCATTCGTCGCCCACGCGGGGACATCTCCGATTTCGCTCCACGTTTGCGACAAGTCAAAATCGATCCCGAAAAGATCGGCTTGCTCATTGGACCGGGTGGGAAAACCATTCGTGCCATGCAAGAAAACAGCGGTGCCCAGATCGACATTCAGGACGACGGAACCGTCACGATCGCGGCCAACAACGGTGAATCCGCTGCCAAGGCTCTTGCGGCTATTGAAGCCATGACCGAAGAGATCAAAGTCGGTCGCATCTACGCAGGTACCGTCAGTTCCATTAAAGACTTCGGAGCGTTTATTGAAATTGCTCCGGGCAAAGATGGGCTGTGCCACATCAGTGAATTAGCCGATGGCTTCGTCAAGAACGTATCTGACGTCGTCAAAGTTGGTGACCAGATCGACGTCAAAGTCATCGCAGTTGATGAGCAAAACCGCGTCAAGCTCTCGCGAAAGGCCGTCGTCGCAGAGCAAAATAGCGATGAAGAAAGTGACGACTAGAACGCGTTTCACATAGGTGTCGTGGTCAACGACCGGTTTTCCTGCGGGAAAACATATCGTCAACCACGACACCGAATCGATCCTCGTCCTCGTCATCATTCCGTATTTTGTGATCCGCATCGGTCTCGGCTGCCGATCGTTTCAGCTGACACTCTTGCTCGCCTTGAAGAAGCATGAATGCGGATCGTTCTTTCTCCGATGACGAACGCAAGCGGTTGCAATCACAGTCGGCCGAAATTGCCACCCTCGCAGGTGGCTTGGCACACGAGATTCGCAACCCGCTCTCAACCATCAGCCTGAATTTGGAGTTGATGGCGGAAGACCTCGAGCAAACCGACGGCAGCCAACGCGACCGTCGTTTGCTCAACAAGGTCAACTTGCTCCAGCGGGAATGTCGGCAGCTTGATCAAATCCTCACTCAGTTTTTGCAGTTCGCAAGACTTGGGGAACTCCATCGAGTCGAGTCCGATTGGAACGCCATCGTTCGCGAGTTCATCGAGTCGTACCAGATGCAGGCAGACGACGCCGGTGTGGAGATCAGTCCGCATTTGGCGACAGATCTCCCCGCAGTGTGGATCGATCAAGCCCTGATCCGCCAAGCGATTCTCAACTTGGCGATCAATGCTCAACAGGCAATGCCAGACGGCGGAACGCTTGAGTTACTGACCTATGCCGATGGCGAATTTGCCTGCCTTGACGTGATCGACACGGGCGTCGGTATGCACCCCGATATGCTCGATCGCATGTTCCGTCCGTTCTTTTCGAGTCGGAAGGGAGGAAGTGGACTGGGTCTCCCGACGGTCAAACGAATTGTCGAAGCCCATGACGGGAAACTGACCTGCGAAAGCGAGGTCGGTCGCGGTACCCGGTTCCGAATCTGCATTCCCATCCTGTATTCACCGAAATAACGGGAATTTCAAAAAAATCGGAACCGTTGCTTTTTTGGTGATCTCCCCAGCCGCCTGCTCGTTTCATCTATCAGAATCGAGTAAAATACCTGTGTCGGACGTCGAAACTTTGAATTCGACCCCACACACGGAAGGGGATGACTCCAATGGAATTGGAAAC
This portion of the Thalassoroseus pseudoceratinae genome encodes:
- a CDS encoding sensor histidine kinase, translated to MNADRSFSDDERKRLQSQSAEIATLAGGLAHEIRNPLSTISLNLELMAEDLEQTDGSQRDRRLLNKVNLLQRECRQLDQILTQFLQFARLGELHRVESDWNAIVREFIESYQMQADDAGVEISPHLATDLPAVWIDQALIRQAILNLAINAQQAMPDGGTLELLTYADGEFACLDVIDTGVGMHPDMLDRMFRPFFSSRKGGSGLGLPTVKRIVEAHDGKLTCESEVGRGTRFRICIPILYSPK